One Streptomyces coeruleorubidus DNA segment encodes these proteins:
- a CDS encoding extracellular solute-binding protein, giving the protein MKLSVRFAGLTALAALLATACAPQTATNSSSDKDEKTGTLRVWLFQEVGNTPKEKVVDSVVAAFEKANKGTEVDVEYIPIDTRAQRVKAAFNDPASAPDVMEYGNTDTAGYVKDGGLLDVTEEFGDWNEAKDTDPTAKQSVTVDGKIYGAPFYVGVRALYYRTDVFEELGLSVPKTMAELASTARKIRAARPDLYGLVVGGAYTYGAMPFVWAGGGELASGKGGSYASGIDSPQAQKGIKAYTSLFGDDNCPAAKCAGMGGNDTISAFAAGKAGMAIGGDFSHTAVEAGKVKGKYAVVPLPGVKSGSIAPAFAGGNNIGVLKSTSHRTLAVQLMEQLASKKTQTELFDAMGFLPTFTDVRQQVAQEEPFVKPFVQTLSAGTKFVPASPAWSQIDSSLVLPTMFQEIIAGRKSVAAASEAAAKKMNTAFGSAG; this is encoded by the coding sequence ATGAAGCTGTCCGTCCGATTTGCCGGCCTCACCGCGCTCGCCGCCCTCCTGGCCACCGCCTGCGCGCCCCAGACCGCCACGAACTCCTCCTCCGACAAGGACGAGAAGACCGGCACGCTGCGCGTGTGGCTCTTCCAGGAGGTCGGCAACACCCCCAAGGAGAAGGTCGTCGACTCGGTCGTCGCCGCCTTCGAGAAGGCCAACAAGGGCACCGAGGTCGACGTCGAGTACATCCCGATCGACACCCGCGCCCAGCGCGTCAAGGCCGCCTTCAACGACCCCGCCTCCGCTCCCGACGTGATGGAGTACGGCAACACCGACACGGCCGGCTATGTGAAGGACGGCGGACTCCTCGACGTCACCGAGGAGTTCGGCGACTGGAACGAGGCGAAGGACACCGACCCGACGGCGAAGCAGTCGGTGACGGTGGACGGCAAGATCTACGGCGCCCCCTTCTACGTCGGCGTCCGCGCGCTGTACTACCGCACGGACGTCTTCGAGGAACTCGGCCTGTCCGTCCCGAAGACGATGGCCGAACTGGCCTCCACCGCCCGCAAGATACGCGCCGCGCGGCCTGACCTCTACGGGCTCGTGGTCGGCGGCGCCTACACCTACGGCGCGATGCCGTTCGTCTGGGCGGGCGGCGGCGAACTCGCGAGCGGCAAGGGCGGTTCGTACGCCTCCGGCATCGACAGCCCCCAGGCGCAGAAGGGCATCAAGGCGTACACGTCCCTCTTCGGCGACGACAACTGTCCGGCCGCCAAGTGCGCGGGCATGGGCGGCAACGACACGATCTCCGCCTTCGCCGCGGGCAAGGCCGGGATGGCGATCGGCGGCGACTTCAGCCACACCGCCGTCGAGGCCGGGAAGGTCAAGGGCAAATACGCCGTCGTCCCGCTGCCGGGGGTGAAATCCGGCTCGATCGCACCGGCCTTCGCGGGCGGCAACAACATCGGCGTCCTGAAGAGCACGTCCCACCGCACGCTCGCGGTCCAGCTGATGGAGCAGCTCGCCTCCAAGAAGACCCAGACCGAACTCTTCGACGCGATGGGCTTCCTGCCGACCTTCACGGACGTCCGCCAGCAGGTCGCGCAGGAGGAGCCGTTCGTGAAGCCCTTCGTCCAGACCCTCTCCGCCGGCACCAAGTTCGTCCCCGCCTCGCCCGCCTGGTCCCAGATCGACTCCTCGCTCGTCCTGCCGACGATGTTCCAGGAGATCATCGCCGGCAGGAAGAGCGTGGCCGCCGCGTCCGAGGCCGCCGCGAAGAAGATGAACACCGCGTTCGGCTCCGCGGGGTGA
- a CDS encoding carbohydrate ABC transporter permease, producing the protein MNLLRVRVRRPGRLAAEASALLIAVVVAFPLYWMVLSAFKPAGEIESSEPRPWTLAPSPDSFRRVFGQQEFGRYFLNSLVVACCVVIASALIAFLAATAVTRFRFRLRTTLLIMFLVAQMVPVEALTIPLFFLMRDFGQLNTLGSLILPHIAFSLPFAIWMLRGFVKAVPEALEEAAYLDGASRARFLWQILFPLVLPGLVATSVFSFISAWNDFLFAKSFIISDTSQSTLPMALLVFYKPDDPDWGGVMAASTVMTIPVLVFFVLVQRRLVSGLGGAVKD; encoded by the coding sequence GTGAATCTGCTTCGCGTTCGTGTGCGCCGCCCGGGGCGGCTGGCCGCCGAGGCCTCGGCCCTGCTGATCGCCGTCGTCGTCGCCTTCCCCCTCTACTGGATGGTGCTCAGCGCCTTCAAACCGGCCGGGGAGATCGAGTCGAGCGAGCCCAGGCCGTGGACTCTCGCGCCTTCTCCGGACTCCTTCCGGCGCGTCTTCGGGCAGCAGGAATTCGGCCGTTACTTCCTCAACAGCCTCGTCGTCGCGTGCTGTGTGGTGATCGCCTCCGCGCTCATCGCGTTTCTCGCCGCGACCGCCGTGACACGATTCCGCTTCCGCCTCCGGACCACCTTGCTGATCATGTTTCTGGTGGCCCAGATGGTGCCCGTGGAGGCACTGACGATCCCCCTCTTCTTCCTCATGCGGGACTTCGGCCAGCTGAACACCCTGGGCTCGCTGATCCTGCCCCACATCGCCTTCTCGCTGCCCTTCGCGATCTGGATGCTGCGGGGGTTCGTGAAAGCCGTTCCGGAGGCGCTGGAGGAGGCCGCCTACCTCGACGGGGCGAGCCGGGCGCGATTCCTGTGGCAGATCCTTTTCCCGCTCGTCCTGCCGGGGCTCGTGGCCACCAGCGTGTTTTCCTTCATCTCCGCCTGGAACGACTTCCTCTTCGCCAAGTCGTTCATCATCAGTGACACTTCCCAGTCGACACTGCCGATGGCGCTGCTGGTCTTCTACAAGCCCGACGACCCGGACTGGGGCGGCGTCATGGCCGCCTCCACGGTGATGACGATTCCGGTCCTGGTCTTCTTCGTACTCGTACAGCGCCGCCTGGTCTCCGGACTGGGCGGAGCGGTGAAGGACTGA
- the murA gene encoding UDP-N-acetylglucosamine 1-carboxyvinyltransferase — protein MTVNDDVLLVHGGTPLEGEIRVRGAKNLVPKAMVAALLGSAPSRLRNVPDIRDVRVVRGLLQLHGVTVRPGDAPGELVMDPTRVESANVADIDAHAGSSRIPILFCGPLLHRLGHAFIPGLGGCDIGGRPIDFHFDVLRQFGARIEKRADGQYLEAPQRLRGTKIRLPYPSVGATEQVLLTAVLAEGVTELSNAAVEPEIEDLICVLQKMGAIIAMDTDRTIRVTGVDKLGGYTHHALSDRLEAASWASAALATEGNIYVRGAQQRSMMTFLNTFRKVGGAFEIDDEGIRFWHPGGQLKSIALETDVHPGFQTDWQQPLVVALTQATGLSIIHETVYESRLGFTSALNQMGAHIQLYRECLGGSNCRFGQRNFLHSAVVSGPTKLQGADLVIPDLRGGFSYLIAALAAQGTSRVHGIGLINRGYENFMEKLMELGAKVELPGKALG, from the coding sequence ATGACCGTCAACGACGATGTCCTGCTTGTCCACGGCGGAACCCCGCTGGAGGGCGAGATCCGTGTCCGCGGTGCGAAGAACCTCGTACCGAAGGCCATGGTGGCAGCGCTGCTGGGCAGCGCTCCGAGCCGGCTCCGCAATGTTCCGGACATCCGTGACGTACGGGTCGTGCGGGGTCTGTTGCAGCTGCACGGCGTGACGGTCCGTCCGGGGGACGCGCCCGGCGAACTGGTGATGGACCCGACGCGCGTGGAGAGCGCGAACGTCGCTGACATCGATGCCCATGCGGGTTCGAGCCGTATCCCGATCCTCTTCTGCGGCCCCCTTCTGCACCGCCTCGGCCACGCGTTCATCCCGGGCCTCGGCGGCTGCGACATCGGCGGCCGGCCCATCGACTTCCACTTCGACGTGCTGCGGCAGTTCGGCGCGCGGATCGAGAAGCGGGCGGACGGGCAGTACCTGGAGGCTCCGCAGCGGCTGCGGGGTACGAAGATCCGGCTGCCGTACCCGTCCGTGGGCGCGACCGAGCAGGTGCTGCTGACGGCGGTGCTCGCCGAGGGTGTCACCGAGCTCTCGAACGCGGCTGTCGAGCCGGAGATCGAGGACCTGATCTGCGTCCTTCAGAAGATGGGCGCCATCATCGCGATGGACACCGACCGGACCATCCGCGTCACCGGTGTCGACAAACTCGGCGGCTACACCCACCACGCCCTGTCCGACCGCCTGGAGGCCGCGTCCTGGGCGTCCGCCGCGCTGGCGACCGAGGGCAACATATACGTCCGTGGCGCCCAGCAGCGCTCGATGATGACGTTCCTGAACACCTTCCGGAAGGTGGGCGGGGCCTTCGAGATCGACGACGAGGGCATCCGCTTCTGGCACCCCGGCGGCCAGCTGAAGTCCATCGCGCTGGAGACGGACGTCCACCCCGGTTTCCAGACCGACTGGCAGCAGCCGCTGGTGGTGGCCCTGACCCAGGCCACGGGCCTGTCCATCATCCACGAGACGGTCTACGAGTCCCGCCTCGGCTTCACCTCCGCCCTGAACCAGATGGGCGCCCACATCCAGCTCTACCGCGAGTGCCTGGGCGGCTCGAACTGCCGCTTCGGCCAGCGCAACTTCCTCCACTCGGCCGTCGTCTCCGGCCCCACCAAGCTCCAGGGCGCCGATCTGGTCATCCCCGACCTCCGCGGCGGCTTCTCGTACCTCATCGCGGCCCTGGCGGCCCAGGGCACGTCCCGCGTCCACGGCATCGGCCTCATCAACCGGGGCTACGAGAACTTCATGGAGAAGCTCATGGAGCTGGGCGCGAAGGTCGAGCTGCCGGGCAAGGCGCTCGGATAG
- a CDS encoding carbohydrate ABC transporter permease: protein MAGRSAFVSGGWTPWLYLAPALVVLGGLLVYPIYQLGLISFFQYTQAQVSGGEPTSFEGFANYAELFGDPQFWQVLLATVLFAAACVVSTLAVGCALAVLLTRVRAVPRLALMLAAMGAWATPAVTGSTVWLFLFDPDFGPVNRMLGLGDHSWTYGRLSAFFLVLLEVVWCSFPFVMVTVYAGIRAVPAEVLEAASLDGASQWRIWRSVLAPILRPILVVVTIQSIIWDFKVFTQIYVMTGGGGIAGQNLVLNVYAYQQAFASSQYSLGSAIGVVMLLILLAVTLVYLRLLRRQGEEL from the coding sequence GTGGCCGGCAGGTCTGCGTTCGTGTCCGGTGGGTGGACGCCCTGGCTGTATCTCGCGCCCGCGCTCGTCGTGCTCGGCGGGCTGCTCGTGTACCCCATTTACCAGCTCGGCCTGATCTCGTTCTTCCAGTACACGCAGGCGCAGGTCAGTGGCGGGGAGCCGACCAGCTTCGAGGGGTTCGCGAACTACGCCGAGTTGTTCGGGGATCCGCAGTTCTGGCAAGTGCTGCTCGCCACCGTGCTGTTCGCGGCGGCCTGTGTCGTCTCCACGCTCGCGGTCGGCTGTGCCCTCGCCGTGCTGCTCACGCGCGTACGGGCCGTACCGAGGCTGGCGTTGATGCTGGCCGCCATGGGCGCCTGGGCGACCCCGGCGGTGACCGGCTCCACGGTGTGGCTGTTCCTGTTCGACCCGGACTTCGGGCCGGTGAACCGGATGCTGGGTCTCGGTGACCACTCGTGGACGTACGGGCGTCTCAGCGCCTTCTTCCTCGTGCTGCTCGAAGTGGTGTGGTGCTCCTTCCCGTTCGTGATGGTGACCGTGTACGCGGGTATTCGCGCCGTCCCGGCCGAGGTGCTGGAGGCCGCCTCCCTCGACGGCGCCTCGCAATGGCGCATCTGGCGATCCGTACTCGCCCCGATCCTCCGGCCGATCCTGGTCGTCGTCACCATCCAGTCCATCATCTGGGACTTCAAGGTCTTCACCCAGATCTACGTCATGACGGGCGGCGGCGGCATCGCAGGCCAGAACCTGGTCCTGAACGTCTACGCCTACCAACAGGCGTTCGCGTCGTCGCAGTACAGCCTCGGCTCCGCGATCGGCGTCGTGATGCTGCTGATCCTGCTCGCCGTCACGCTGGTGTACCTGCGGCTGCTGCGCCGGCAGGGGGAGGAACTGTGA
- a CDS encoding 2Fe-2S iron-sulfur cluster-binding protein, whose translation MTDDQHGEGTPRGGSRWDPLPQGEYDDGATAFVQLPEGGVDALLAADSPLAAPGHGYVPPQITVDPTTTAGTDPAAPGGWPVPGAPVDGSQWHDPHVAHQQGHEHGGHQQSGHDTGEWSYGSQEPYGSGTPYGSGAGQGRHREDDRFTYNPGATGQWNFEETTAAEPAPGHDVTGQWSIPVAGGDLPDESGEFTTSSLVEQWGGTPPPTLPGGAPAPWATQAAGRPWGQQDTAGQEQAGPGHPHGHEQGGGHGHGQPGASGYAPDPAARSAHAPEQPHAGPLPQEADPAAGHAPGATDGAGHVPQHPEGAGQAPEPSGFGGHGSESPEFGGHGPESSGFGGHGPEMPGAGHAPQPPDGADHAQEQPAFADHGSDPHGFTDHGSESPAFTDHGSESPAFTDRGSETSVFTDRGSETSVFTDRGSETSVFTDHHGPEPSGFTDHGPEPHAFTDHNGPEPHGVPGHGPEQSAFTDHRPESSVFTDHHGPEPSGAPGHAPDPSGHVGEPPEHPTGADDAPEHPEHPEHPGPAAHTPERPSAPQPYPEAPGEAPGEPAQEAHAEAAAPSQTAQEASQGAPGPGEVAEDAPEAAEGADASAEPPAGPLPAEAVPDNAGPEDAGPEDAGPGDADGETPNNPAPQDPSAVSQDSADPQGEASQDAPSTAPQEEHPLASYVLRVNGTDRPVSDAWIGESLLYVLRERLGLAGAKDGCSQGECGACNVQVDGRLVASCLVPAVTAAGSEVRTVEGLAEDGQPSDVQRALARCGAVQCGFCVPGMAMTVHDLLEGNPAPTELETRQALCGNLCRCSGYRGVVDAVQEVVAEREAHSAPADGDTGEARIPHQAGPGAGGVNASAFGSPPQPHTPDPHDQPYGQDGGPA comes from the coding sequence GTGACCGACGACCAGCACGGAGAGGGCACGCCCCGGGGCGGGAGCCGCTGGGACCCGCTGCCCCAGGGCGAGTACGACGACGGCGCCACCGCCTTCGTCCAACTCCCCGAGGGGGGCGTCGACGCCCTGCTGGCCGCCGACAGTCCCCTCGCCGCGCCCGGCCACGGCTACGTACCGCCGCAGATAACGGTCGACCCCACCACGACCGCCGGAACCGACCCGGCCGCCCCCGGTGGGTGGCCGGTGCCCGGCGCGCCCGTCGACGGCTCCCAGTGGCACGACCCGCACGTGGCACACCAGCAGGGCCACGAGCACGGCGGTCACCAGCAGTCGGGGCACGACACGGGGGAGTGGTCGTACGGCTCTCAGGAGCCGTACGGATCCGGCACGCCGTACGGCTCCGGCGCGGGGCAGGGGCGGCACCGCGAGGACGACCGCTTCACGTACAACCCGGGGGCCACCGGGCAGTGGAACTTCGAGGAGACCACGGCGGCGGAGCCCGCGCCCGGCCATGACGTGACCGGGCAGTGGTCCATCCCCGTCGCCGGGGGTGACCTTCCGGACGAGTCGGGCGAGTTCACCACGTCCTCGCTGGTCGAGCAGTGGGGCGGCACCCCACCGCCCACGCTGCCGGGCGGTGCGCCCGCGCCGTGGGCCACGCAGGCGGCGGGCCGGCCGTGGGGACAGCAGGACACGGCGGGGCAGGAGCAGGCCGGGCCGGGCCATCCGCACGGGCACGAGCAGGGCGGCGGGCACGGACACGGGCAGCCGGGGGCCTCCGGGTACGCACCGGATCCGGCCGCGCGGAGCGCCCACGCCCCGGAGCAGCCGCACGCCGGGCCCCTGCCGCAGGAGGCGGACCCGGCGGCCGGCCACGCCCCGGGAGCGACCGACGGCGCCGGGCACGTGCCGCAGCACCCGGAGGGTGCCGGGCAGGCGCCGGAGCCGTCCGGGTTCGGTGGCCATGGGTCTGAGTCGCCTGAATTCGGCGGTCATGGGCCTGAGTCGTCCGGATTCGGCGGTCATGGGCCGGAGATGCCCGGAGCCGGTCACGCACCTCAGCCGCCCGACGGCGCCGACCACGCGCAGGAGCAGCCGGCTTTCGCCGACCACGGGTCGGATCCGCACGGCTTCACGGACCACGGCTCGGAGTCGCCCGCCTTCACGGACCACGGCTCGGAGTCGCCCGCCTTCACGGACCGCGGCTCGGAGACGTCCGTCTTCACGGACCGCGGCTCGGAGACGTCCGTCTTCACGGACCGCGGCTCGGAGACGTCCGTCTTCACGGACCACCACGGCCCGGAGCCGTCTGGCTTCACCGACCACGGCCCGGAGCCGCACGCCTTCACGGACCACAACGGCCCGGAGCCGCACGGCGTACCCGGCCACGGCCCGGAGCAGTCGGCTTTCACCGATCACCGCCCGGAGTCGTCCGTCTTCACGGACCACCACGGCCCGGAGCCCTCCGGCGCACCCGGACACGCGCCGGACCCCTCGGGTCACGTCGGTGAGCCGCCCGAGCACCCCACCGGCGCCGATGACGCTCCAGAGCACCCCGAGCACCCCGAGCACCCTGGGCCCGCCGCGCACACCCCCGAACGGCCCTCCGCCCCCCAGCCGTACCCCGAGGCCCCGGGGGAGGCCCCCGGCGAGCCCGCGCAAGAGGCACACGCGGAAGCCGCCGCGCCCTCGCAGACCGCCCAGGAAGCCTCACAGGGCGCTCCCGGCCCCGGTGAGGTCGCCGAGGACGCCCCAGAGGCCGCGGAGGGCGCCGACGCCTCCGCCGAGCCGCCCGCCGGCCCCCTCCCGGCCGAGGCGGTCCCGGACAACGCCGGACCGGAGGACGCCGGACCGGAGGACGCCGGACCGGGGGACGCCGACGGCGAGACCCCGAACAACCCGGCACCGCAGGACCCGTCCGCCGTCTCGCAAGACTCGGCCGACCCCCAGGGCGAGGCGTCCCAGGACGCGCCCTCCACGGCCCCGCAGGAGGAACACCCCCTCGCCTCCTACGTCCTGCGCGTCAACGGCACCGACCGCCCCGTCAGCGACGCGTGGATCGGCGAGTCCCTGCTGTACGTGCTGCGCGAGCGGCTCGGACTCGCGGGGGCCAAGGACGGCTGCTCGCAGGGCGAGTGCGGAGCGTGCAACGTCCAGGTCGACGGGCGGCTCGTCGCGTCCTGCCTGGTCCCGGCCGTGACCGCCGCCGGAAGCGAGGTCCGTACCGTCGAGGGCCTGGCCGAGGACGGGCAGCCGTCGGACGTGCAGCGGGCGCTCGCGCGCTGCGGCGCCGTGCAGTGCGGCTTCTGCGTGCCCGGCATGGCGATGACCGTGCACGACCTCCTGGAGGGCAACCCGGCGCCCACCGAGCTGGAGACCCGCCAGGCGCTGTGCGGCAACCTGTGCCGCTGCTCCGGCTACCGGGGCGTGGTGGACGCCGTGCAGGAGGTCGTCGCCGAACGCGAGGCACACTCCGCGCCCGCCGACGGCGACACCGGCGAGGCCCGTATCCCGCACCAGGCGGGCCCGGGCGCCGGCGGCGTCAACGCGTCGGCCTTCGGCTCGCCCCCGCAACCGCACACTCCAGACCCTCATGACCAGCCCTACGGCCAGGACGGAGGCCCCGCGTGA
- a CDS encoding HU family DNA-binding protein: MNRSELVAALADRAEVTRKDADAVLAAFADVVGDIVSKGDEKVTIPGFLTFERTHRAARTARNPQTGEPIQIPAGYSVKVSAGSKLKEAAKGK, from the coding sequence ATGAACCGCAGTGAGCTGGTGGCCGCGCTGGCCGACCGCGCCGAGGTGACCCGCAAGGACGCCGACGCCGTGCTGGCCGCGTTCGCCGACGTGGTCGGCGACATCGTCTCCAAGGGGGACGAGAAGGTCACCATCCCCGGCTTCCTGACCTTCGAGCGCACCCACCGTGCCGCTCGCACCGCCCGCAACCCGCAGACCGGCGAGCCCATCCAGATCCCGGCCGGCTACAGCGTGAAGGTCTCCGCGGGCTCCAAGCTCAAGGAAGCGGCCAAGGGTAAGTGA
- a CDS encoding FAD binding domain-containing protein: MTTHAPQAAQAVTLPTTLDEAVAALTAVPAAVPVAGGTDLMAAVNSGQLRPAALVGLGRINEIRGWQYLDGHALLGAGLTHARMGRPDFAALIPALAAAARAAGPPHIRNAGTLGGNIASAAPTGDALPVLAALEATLIIAGPGGARREIPVSHLLAGMDMLRAGELIGYVRVPLLHAPQVFLKATGRTGPGRAVASVALVLDPARRGVRCAVGAIAPMPLRPLEAEQWVGRLIDWDNNRALVPEALSAFGEYVAAACIPDAAPAEDGSVPQLPPAVLHLRRTVAALARRALGRALS; encoded by the coding sequence TTGACCACGCACGCACCGCAGGCGGCGCAGGCCGTCACGCTGCCCACGACGCTGGACGAGGCCGTCGCGGCACTCACCGCCGTGCCCGCCGCCGTGCCCGTCGCGGGCGGCACCGACCTCATGGCCGCCGTCAACTCCGGGCAGCTCAGGCCCGCCGCGCTGGTGGGACTCGGCCGGATCAACGAGATCCGCGGCTGGCAGTACCTGGACGGTCACGCGCTGCTCGGCGCGGGCCTCACACACGCGCGCATGGGCCGCCCCGACTTCGCGGCCCTGATCCCGGCGCTCGCCGCCGCCGCGCGCGCCGCCGGCCCGCCGCACATCCGCAACGCGGGCACCCTGGGCGGCAACATCGCCTCGGCCGCCCCCACCGGGGACGCGCTGCCGGTGCTGGCCGCCCTGGAGGCGACACTGATCATCGCGGGCCCGGGCGGAGCCCGCCGGGAGATCCCGGTGTCGCACCTGCTGGCCGGGATGGACATGCTGCGCGCCGGCGAACTCATCGGCTACGTGCGCGTGCCCCTGCTGCACGCCCCGCAGGTCTTCCTGAAGGCGACCGGCCGTACCGGCCCGGGGCGCGCGGTGGCATCCGTGGCCCTGGTCCTGGACCCCGCACGCCGGGGTGTGCGATGCGCGGTGGGTGCCATAGCGCCGATGCCGCTGCGGCCCCTGGAGGCCGAGCAGTGGGTCGGCCGGCTCATCGACTGGGACAACAACCGCGCGCTCGTGCCGGAGGCCCTGAGCGCCTTCGGGGAGTACGTCGCCGCGGCCTGCATTCCCGACGCGGCCCCGGCCGAGGACGGCTCCGTACCGCAACTTCCGCCCGCCGTACTGCACCTGCGGCGCACCGTCGCCGCGCTGGCCCGACGAGCACTGGGGAGGGCGCTGTCGTGA
- a CDS encoding beta-N-acetylhexosaminidase yields MTTFPTDVVPAPLSTETGDGPGFRLDADTGIEADPGSEPVARWLRATVGAATGLPLPPHTGGMNRVQLRILPALAGELGGPEAYRLTVDGDRAVLDGASRAGLFRGAQTFRQLLGPEAFRRAPVTRGQTWEVPAVTIHDAPRFRWRGIMLDVARHFMPKEGVLRYLDLMAAHKLNVFHFHLTDDQGWRIQIERHPRLTEIGSWRARTKIGHRASPLWEEKPHGGYYTQDDIREIVSYAAERHITVVPEIDVPGHSQAAIAAYPELGNTDVIDTSALSVWDTWGINPNVLAPTDNTLRFYEGVFEEVLELFPSEFVHVGGDECPKDQWRRSATAQARIRELGLADEDELQSWFIGHFDAWLSARGRRLIGWDEILEGGPAQGAAVSSWRGYAGGIAAARAGHDVVMCPEQQVYLDHRQAPGPDEPVPIGWVRTLEDVYRFEPVPPELTPEEARHVLGTQANVWTEVMEDHARVDYQTFPRLAAFAEVAWSALPAPAERDFAGFERRMAAHYRRLDALGVAYRPPVGPQPWQRRPGVLGRPIDGPPPSR; encoded by the coding sequence GTGACGACTTTTCCGACGGATGTCGTGCCGGCACCCCTGAGTACCGAGACCGGGGACGGGCCCGGCTTCCGCCTCGACGCGGACACCGGGATCGAGGCGGACCCCGGCAGCGAGCCGGTCGCGCGGTGGCTGCGCGCGACCGTGGGCGCGGCGACCGGACTGCCGCTGCCCCCGCACACCGGCGGCATGAACCGGGTCCAACTGCGAATCCTGCCGGCTCTCGCCGGGGAACTCGGCGGGCCCGAGGCGTACCGCCTCACCGTCGACGGCGACCGTGCCGTCCTCGACGGGGCGAGCCGGGCGGGCCTGTTCCGGGGCGCCCAGACCTTCCGTCAGCTGCTCGGCCCCGAGGCATTTCGCCGCGCGCCGGTGACCCGTGGGCAGACGTGGGAAGTGCCCGCCGTCACCATCCACGATGCACCCCGATTCCGCTGGCGCGGCATCATGCTCGACGTCGCCCGGCACTTCATGCCCAAGGAAGGCGTCCTGCGCTATCTCGATCTGATGGCGGCGCACAAACTCAACGTCTTCCACTTCCATCTGACGGACGACCAGGGCTGGCGCATCCAGATCGAGCGGCATCCCCGGCTGACCGAGATCGGCTCCTGGCGGGCGCGGACCAAAATCGGCCACCGGGCCTCGCCGCTGTGGGAGGAGAAGCCGCACGGCGGCTACTACACCCAGGACGACATCCGGGAGATCGTCTCCTACGCCGCCGAGCGGCATATCACCGTCGTCCCCGAAATCGATGTGCCCGGCCACTCGCAGGCCGCCATCGCCGCGTACCCGGAACTCGGCAACACCGACGTCATCGACACGTCCGCCCTCTCCGTCTGGGACACCTGGGGAATCAACCCGAACGTACTCGCCCCCACTGACAACACCCTGCGCTTCTACGAGGGCGTCTTCGAGGAAGTACTGGAGTTGTTCCCGTCGGAGTTCGTCCACGTCGGCGGCGACGAATGCCCCAAGGACCAGTGGCGGCGGTCCGCGACCGCCCAGGCGCGCATCAGGGAACTCGGCCTCGCGGACGAGGACGAGCTGCAGTCCTGGTTCATCGGGCACTTCGACGCGTGGCTCTCCGCGCGCGGGCGCCGGCTGATCGGCTGGGACGAGATTCTGGAGGGCGGGCCGGCGCAGGGCGCGGCCGTGTCCTCCTGGCGCGGCTACGCCGGAGGCATCGCCGCCGCCCGGGCCGGCCACGACGTCGTCATGTGCCCCGAGCAGCAGGTGTACCTGGACCACCGTCAGGCCCCGGGCCCCGACGAGCCGGTACCGATCGGGTGGGTGCGCACCCTGGAGGACGTCTACCGGTTCGAACCCGTGCCGCCGGAGTTGACGCCCGAGGAGGCCCGGCACGTGCTCGGCACCCAGGCCAACGTGTGGACCGAGGTGATGGAGGACCACGCGCGCGTGGACTATCAGACGTTCCCCCGGCTCGCGGCCTTCGCCGAGGTCGCCTGGAGCGCCCTGCCCGCCCCGGCGGAACGGGACTTCGCCGGCTTCGAGCGCCGTATGGCCGCCCACTACCGGCGGCTCGACGCCCTCGGTGTCGCCTACCGGCCACCCGTCGGCCCGCAGCCCTGGCAGCGGCGCCCCGGGGTGCTGGGCCGCCCGATCGACGGCCCGCCGCCCAGCCGGTAG
- a CDS encoding DUF3039 domain-containing protein: MSTLEPERGTGTGTLVEPTPQTSHGDGDHERFAHYVQKDKIMASALDGTPVVALCGKVWVPGRDPKKYPVCPMCKEIYESMGSGDDDKGKGDK, from the coding sequence ATGAGCACTCTCGAGCCCGAGCGCGGGACTGGTACGGGGACCCTCGTAGAGCCGACGCCGCAGACCTCTCACGGTGACGGTGACCACGAGCGCTTCGCCCACTACGTCCAGAAGGACAAGATCATGGCGAGCGCCCTCGACGGCACCCCCGTCGTGGCGCTGTGCGGCAAGGTCTGGGTGCCGGGCCGCGACCCGAAGAAGTACCCGGTGTGTCCCATGTGCAAGGAGATCTACGAGTCCATGGGCTCCGGCGACGACGACAAGGGCAAGGGCGACAAGTAG
- a CDS encoding YqgE/AlgH family protein, producing the protein MTEVSSLTGRLLVATPALADPNFDRAVVLLLDHDEEGSLGVVLNRPTPVDVGDILEGWGDLAGEPGVVFQGGPVSLDSALGVAVVPGGESGEAAPLGWRRVHGAIGLVDLEAPPELLASALGSLRIFAGYAGWGPGQLEDELVDGAWYVVESEPGDVSSPSPERLWREVLRRQRNELAMVATYPDDPSLN; encoded by the coding sequence ATGACCGAGGTGTCCTCGCTCACAGGGCGGCTGCTCGTGGCCACGCCCGCCCTGGCGGACCCGAACTTCGACCGCGCGGTCGTGCTGCTCCTCGACCACGACGAGGAGGGCTCTCTCGGTGTCGTCCTCAATCGCCCCACCCCGGTGGACGTGGGCGACATCCTGGAGGGCTGGGGGGATCTCGCCGGCGAACCCGGCGTGGTGTTCCAGGGCGGCCCGGTGTCGCTGGACTCGGCCCTCGGGGTCGCCGTCGTCCCCGGCGGCGAGTCCGGGGAGGCCGCACCGCTGGGCTGGCGCCGGGTGCACGGCGCGATCGGCCTGGTCGACCTGGAGGCCCCGCCGGAACTGCTGGCCTCCGCCCTCGGCTCGTTGCGGATCTTCGCCGGGTACGCCGGCTGGGGCCCGGGCCAGCTGGAGGACGAGCTGGTGGACGGCGCGTGGTACGTCGTCGAGTCGGAGCCCGGCGACGTCTCCTCGCCGTCCCCGGAGAGGCTCTGGCGCGAGGTGCTGCGCCGCCAGCGCAACGAGCTGGCGATGGTGGCGACGTACCCGGACGACCCTTCGCTCAACTGA